In Malus sylvestris chromosome 15, drMalSylv7.2, whole genome shotgun sequence, a single genomic region encodes these proteins:
- the LOC126605918 gene encoding uncharacterized protein LOC126605918 produces MLPLKLVRSLVFGETINNNPLLLPQHHDDDDDDNGSHKQTGGGGRSRSSSKSRTPFLLFLPTKEIVTDTYRLATIARDMGMDLHPTPSLSHIILSFPPPPLSSSSSPSTASPSSFPSSWSSSSLSSTSLPDDAVPLPFPCLSAAPISHLRAFVKLSKGLFKLVFVRSDCKPSEANNVGSQSNWNCSSMSLFSRLTGDRIDTMEGFSRALAGLGWTLFKTKENPATDSRDRRVFGGRPVYLFRKVDTNRVRACAVGECRIRELRLPPLDFRNAPLRILHYILLMTDDIFYLA; encoded by the coding sequence ATGCTGCCACTAAAGCTGGTGCGCTCTCTTGTGTTTGGAGAAACCATCAACAACAACCCTCTCCTTCTTCCCCAACAtcacgacgacgacgacgacgacaatGGCAGTCACAAACAAACGGGCGGCGGAGGAAGAAGCAGAAGCAGCAGCAAATCGAGAACCCCATTTCTCCTATTCCTCCCAACCAAAGAGATTGTCACTGACACTTACAGACTTGCCACCATAGCCAGAGACATGGGCATGGACTTGCATCCAACCCCATCTCTCTCCCACATCATTCTCTCCTTCCCGCCTCCGCCGCTGTCCTCCTCCTCATCTCCCTCTACAGCATCGCCGTCCTCATTTCCATCGTCGTGGTCCTCATCGTCGCTGTCGTCAACGTCTTTACCCGACGACGCGGTTCCCCTCCCCTTCCCCTGTCTCTCCGCCGCCCCAATTTCCCATCTTCGCGCATTTGTCAAGCTCTCCAAAGGCCTTTTCAAGCTGGTTTTTGTGCGCTCCGATTGCAAACCCAGTGAGGCAAATAACGTTGGCAGTCAAAGCAATTGGAATTGCAGCTCAATGTCGCTGTTTTCGCGGCTCACCGGTGACAGAATTGATACAATGGAAGGGTTTTCCCGGGCTTTGGCGGGACTGGGATGGACCCTTTTCAAGACCAAGGAAAACCCAGCAACGGATTCGAGGGACAGGAGAGTTTTCGGTGGCAGACCGGTGTATCTATTTAGAAAGGTGGATACAAACAGGGTTAGAGCTTGCGCGGTTGGGGAGTGTAGGATTCGGGAGTTGAGGCTGCCCCCACTGGATTTTAGGAATGCCCCTTTGAGGATTTTGCACTACATTCTTCTTATGACTGATGATATCTTCTATCTTGCATAA
- the LOC126605917 gene encoding uncharacterized protein LOC126605917 — protein MEFEYLEEPILRETQYSPSPTAIISSTGTTSASPDHQSSDSSPYDDCDRGGESSFCATLEMEEVPKSESEQLRLSWLRSQVVGAAAEFSSPFGRRRLIYADHTASGRSLLYIENFIVKNVLPFYGNTHTCDSFVGNRTTKMVGEAVKYLKKCLGVGADDALLLCGQGTTSAIKRLQEVMGIAVPSTLRDRMLGSDLIGMEERWLVFVGPYEHHSNLLSWRQSLAQVIEIGLDEDGLLDMEALRLQLESYKYSNRPILGSFSACSNVTGIYSDTRAIAQLLHQYGGFACFDFAASGPYVEIEMRSGQIDGYDGIFLSPHKFVGGPGTPGILVMSKALYRLKSFPPSTCGGGTVAYVNGFNPEDTVYCEDIEERENGGTPQIIQTIRAALAFWVKEYIGYQIIEKQEQLHVKRALERLLPNQNIWILGNTSAQRLAILSFLVYSTTNCSKAATKTDIGREGADQGLYMWGETGNSRGKPLHGGFVAALLNDLFGIQARGGCDCAAPYGHNLLKIDNTLSHAYRSAIQKGYLGVKPGWTRISFPYCMSNDELESILAALEFIAMYGQRFLPLYNFSLRSGSWTYKKKALQDLIGKTNFNFDVDSLPTHGDNATQGKSSKDGNNKLLTKFSLYLETATNIANCLPKFPPQHRLLEDIDINMLYFRV, from the exons ATGGAATTTGAATATTTGGAGGAACCCATTTTAAGAGAAACCCAATACTCCCCTTCCCCAACAGCAATCATCAGCAGCACTGGTACGACATCAGCTTCTCCTGATCATCAATCATCAGATTCATCACCTTATGACGACTGCGACCGCGGCGGAGAATCGTCGTTCTGTGCAACACTTGAGATGGAGGAGGTGCCAAAGAGCGAGTCCGAGCAGCTAAGGCTGTCTTGGCTACGCTCTCAAGTCGTCGGTGCTGCTGCAGAATTCAGTTCTCCTTTCGGGAGACGAAGACTCATCTACGCCGATCACACTGCCTCCGGACGCTCTCTTCTCTACATCGAAAACTTCATCGTCAAAAATGTCCTTCCCTTTTACG GGAATACTCACACCTGTGACAGCTTCGTCGGAAACCGGACGACGAAAATGGTGGGAGAAGCAGTCAAGTACTTGAAGAAATGCTTAGGGGTTGGAGCGGATGATGCACTCTTGCTGTGCGGCCAAGGCACTACCTCAGCAATCAAAAGGCTCCAAGAAGTGATGGGCATTGCCGTGCCATCAACCCTAAGAGATAGAATGCTGGGCAGTGATTTAATAGGCATGGAAGAGAGGTGGTTGGTTTTCGTCGGCCCTTACGAGCACCACTCGAACCTCCTCTCGTGGCGGCAAAGCTTAGCTCAAGTGATCGAGATCGGTCTGGACGAGGATGGCTTGTTGGACATGGAGGCTCTTAGACTACAACTCGAGTCATACAAGTACTCCAACCGCCCGATTTTGGGTTCCTTCTCGGCTTGTAGCAATGTGACCGGAATTTATTCGGATACACGAGCAATCGCTCAACTTCTTCATCAATATGGCGGCTTTGCATGCTTTGATTTCGCAGCAAG TGGGCCGTATGTGGAAATTGAGATGAGGAGTGGACAGATAGACGGGTACGATGGTATTTTCCTGAGCCCACACAAGTTTGTAGGTGGGCCCGGAACCCCAGGCATACTTGTGATGAGCAAGGCACTGTATCGGCTCAAGTCTTTTCCCCCATCAACTTGTGGAGGTGGGACTGTTGCTTACGTCAATGGCTTCAATCCTGAG GACACAGTGTACTGCGAGGACATAGAAGAGAGGGAAAACGGCGGTACTCCTCAAATCATCCAAACAATTAGAGCAGCCTTGGCTTTCTGGGTGAAGGAATACATTGGTTATCAAATCATTGAAAAGCAAGAGCAACTCCATGTTAAAAGGGCACTAGAGAGGCTTCTCCCTAACCAAAACATATGGATTTTAGGAAATACGAGCGCCCAAAGACTAGCCATTTTGTCCTTCCTCGTTTATTCTACGACCAATTGCTCAAAGGCTGCCACAAAAACAGATATTGGCAGAGAGGGAGCTGACCAAGGGCTCTACATGTGGGGAGAGACAGGAAACAGCAGAGGCAAGCCCCTTCATGGGGGCTTCGTCGCAGCTCTACTCAATGATCTATTCGGTATTCAGGCTCGAGGTGGCTGCGATTGTGCTGCACCCTATGGTCACAATCTCCTCAAAATTGATAACACTCTTTCACATGCCTATAGATCTGCCATTCAGAAG GGCTATCTCGGAGTGAAACCAGGGTGGACTAGAATCAGCTTTCCCTACTGCATGTCAAACGATGAACTGGAGTCCATTTTAGCTGCGCTGGAGTTCATAGCTATGTATGGTCAACGTTTTCTTCCTTTATATAACTTCAGTTTGAGAAGTGGAAGTTGGACTTACAAGAAGAAGGCACTTCAAGACCTAATAGGGAAGACCAACTTCAACTTCGATGTCGATAGTTTGCCCACCCATGGGGACAATGCTACACAGGGAAAGTCATCTAAAGACGGAAACAATAAGCTGCTCACTAAATTTTCCTTATATCTAGAAACCGCTACAAACATTGCTAATTGCTTGCCCAAGTTTCCTCCTCAGCATAGGCTTCTGGAAGACATAGACATCAACATGTTGTACTTCAGAGTCTAA
- the LOC126603607 gene encoding uncharacterized protein LOC126603607, with amino-acid sequence MGKESLSEASIVACEDDGSPGHSDDIGTQARHSLDNEASLLTCRVCHCAESDKRGDAALGFLGIVPPLQEACISNGEVKPHSTLVPKDAECDISAQKNVGKESGFLEFISPDGEVFICSADLETGSCRHEDMLVELGCSCKNDLALVHYACALKWFVNHGSTVCEICGRVAKNIRTSDFKKVMVSLKEYETLRERTARGEADAAQVNTCAGIDPDAVAAIRRQRLSEISLWFTPYGNSSNNNNTDSNSVEISQVASEQPLNPVIVPAENPATKWAVEGTGILLATGLLTVTLAWLIAPRVGKKTARSGLHILLGGICALTVVVFFRFFVLTRIKYGPARYWAILFVFWFLVFGIWASRTHGSHTT; translated from the exons ATGGGCAAGGAAAGCTTATCGGAAGCTAGCATTGTAGCCTGTGAGGACGATGGCTCACCTGGACATAGTGATGATATTGGTACTCAAGCACGCCATAGTCTTGACAACGAGGCCAGCTTGCTAACTTGTCGCGTGTGCCATTGTGCTGAATCGGACAAAAGGGGAGATGCAGCGTTAGGGTTTTTGGGTATTGTTCCTCCTTTACAAGAAGCATGTATAAGCAACGGGGAAGTAAAACCTCACAGTACGCTAGTCCCTAAAGATGCTGAATGTGATATTTCCGCCCAGAAAAATGTTGGAAAAGAATCTGGTTTTTTGGAGTTTATAAGCCCTGATGGAGAGGTTTTCATATGTAGTGCTGATTTAGAGACTGGTTCATGTCGCCATGAAGACATGTTAGTTGAGCTTGGTTGCTCTTGCAAAAATGACCTTGCTCTGGTACACTACGCTTGTGCACTCAAATGGTTTGTCAACCATGGATCCACTGTTTGTGAAATCTGCGGACGTGTTGCAAAAAATATCAGAACTTCAGACTTCAAAAAGGTTATGGTCTCCTTAAAGGAGTATGAAACATTGAGGGAAAGAACTGCTAGGGGGGAAGCCGATGCCGCACAGGTCAATACATGTGCAGGTATAGATCCTGACGCTGTAGCTGCTATCAGAAGGCAACGACTGAGTGAAATTTCGCTGTGGTTTACTCCATATGGTAATAGTAGCAATAACAATAATACAGATAGCAATTCTGTTGAAATTTCACAAGTTGCATCGGAACAACCTTTGAATCCTGTCATTGTTCCTGCTGAAAATCCTGCAACCAAATGGGCTGTGGAAGGTACTGGAATTCTGCTTGCTACAGGGCTTCTTACTGTTACTCTTGCATGGCTTATAGCTCCTCGTGTTGGGAAG AAAACTGCCAGAAGCGGTCTTCATATTCTCCTTGGAGGAATTTGTGCTTTGACAGTTGTGGTTTTCTTTCGCTTT TTTGTGCTCACCAGGATCAAGTATGGACCTGCACGCTACTGGGCAATATTATTCGTTTTCTGGTTTCTAGTTTTTGGTATCTGGGCGTCACGGACACATGGTTCCCATACAACATAA
- the LOC126603608 gene encoding uncharacterized protein LOC126603608, whose product MLTLHFLSLTSTPLLSSPATHSFLYPNITSLPSMATASPFSPALPRIYHPSARPTPAASASARPLLTSQKPPHSFYHAHAAANPIPVSSSVTVGNYHPTSRVVLTTRCKAMEVSVEEGSASGGGGDNWVPVVPLAALPRGERRVIIQDGEAILLLWYKDQVYAIENRSPAEGAYSEGLLNAKLTQDGCIVCPSTDSTFDLRTGGIKEWYPKNPVLRVLTPALRTLFVYPVKTDEENIYISLGPASDDAAAAAEIVFSGKAQPGFTATDVNVDEVKMVVDEGMEVAFGFTGRNEIINGKAAVIGFLLLLDFELLTGKGILKGTGFLDFIYSVSNALQ is encoded by the exons ATGCTGACCCTTCactttctctccctcacctccacacctctcctctcctctcctgcTACTCACTCTTTCCTCTACCCAAACATTACCAGTCTTCCTTCCATGGCCACTGCCTCACCCTTTTCCCCGGCATTGCCCCGAATTTACCACCCTAGTGCTCGTCCTACACCTGCTGCATCTGCATCTGCCCGCCCCCTCCTCACTTCCCAGAAACCGCCGCACAGCTTTTACCATGCTCATGCTGCTGCTAATCCAATTCCCGTATCATCATCTGTTACTGTGGGGAATTACCATCCTACCTCTCGGGTAGTCCTGACGACGAGGTGCAAGGCGATGGAGGTGTCCGTGGAGGAAGGGTCGGCGTCAGGGGGAGGAGGAGACAACTGGGTGCCGGTGGTGCCGCTGGCGGCGCTGCCAAGGGGGGAGCGGCGGGTGATAATTCAGGATGGGGAGGCCATACTGTTGCTGTGGTACAAGGATCAGGTGTATGCAATAGAGAATCGGTCCCCTGCCGAAGGGGCTTACAGCGAAGGCCTTCTCAATGCCAAGCTCACCCAG GATGGGTGTATAGTTTGCCCATCAACTGATAGCACATTTGATCTGCGCACCGGAGGCATCAAGGAGTGGTATCCGAAAAACCCCGTGCTGAGAGTTCTTACACCTGCTTTGCGGACGCTTTTCGTTTACCCCGTCAAAACTGATGAAGAGAACATTTACATCAGCCTCGGCCCTGCTTCCGATGATGCTGCCGCTGCCGCCGAGATTGTCTTCAGTGGCAAGGCTCAACCTGGTTTTACAGCCACAGATGTCAATGTGGATGAg GTGAAAATGGTGGTGGATGAGGGTATGGAAGTGGCGTTCGGCTTCACGGGGAGGAATGAAATAATAAACGGGAAGGCGGCAGTGATTGGGTTCCTGTTGTTGTTAGATTTTGAACTCTTGACTGGGAAAGGTATTCTTAAGGGGACAGGCTTCTTGGACTTTATTTACTCTGTTTCTAATGCTTTGCAGTAA
- the LOC126605988 gene encoding uncharacterized protein At1g10890 — translation MRILPIVGERDQKGQKREKEKMGRSVSKSPSYSRGRSRRDRSRSPYSTSRRNRSSASPRRRRSRSASYRRRKSRSPTPRRLNRRHRSRSRSRSSSLSPPLPKSHSPRLTSNERKNAADKLKKEEEEKIRRQQEAELKQLEEETARRLEEAIRKNVEERLASDEVRLDIERRIEEGREKLFEDVKAQLDKEKEAALVEARRKEEQARKEREELDKMLEENRRRVEEAQRREALELQTKEEERYRELELIQRQKEEAARRKKLEEEEEHANLMKLSSKSKSRSKSFGGGF, via the exons ATGCGTATTTTGCCCATCGTAGGTGAGAGAGATCAGAAAGgacaaaaaagggaaaaagagaAGATGGGACGGAGCGTATCGAAGTCGCCGTCGTACAGCAGAGGTCGAAGCCGGAGAGATCGAAGCCGCTCGCCTTACTCCACCTCCAG AAGAAATCGTTCGAGTGCCTCCCCGCGCCGCCGTAGGAGTCGGTCGGCAAGTTACAGGCGACGCAAGAGTCGGTCTCCGACACCCAGGCGACTTAATAGACGACatagaagcagaagcagaagcagaagcagctcTTTGTCTCCTCCTTTGCCCAAATCTCACAGTCCACGCCTGACCTCAAACGAACGCAAAAATGCTGCTGACAAACtcaagaaagaggaggaagaaaaaatcaG GCGGCAGCAGGAGGCCGAACTCAAACAGTTGGAAGAGGAGACTGCAAGGAGACTTGAGGAAGCGATTCGGAAAAATGTGGAGGAGAGGCTGGCTTCAGATGAAGTTAGGTTAGACATTGAGAGGCGTATAGAAGAAGGTCGGGAGAAATTGTTTGAGGATGTTAAGGCTCAACTTGATAAGGAAAAGGAAGCTGCTCTTGTTGAAGCAAGACGGAAAGAA GAACAAGCtcggaaagagagagaagagctTGATAAGATGCTGGAGGAGAACCGGAGGAGGGTGGAAGAGGCTCAGAGAAGAGAAGCTTTGGAACTTCAGACCAAAGAAGAGGAACGGTATCGAGAGTTGGAGCTGATTCAGAGACAAAAAGAAGAGGCTGCGAGGAGAAAAAAactggaagaggaagaagaacatGCAAATCTGATGAAGTTGTCAAGTAAGAGTAAATCTCGGTCAAAGTCTTTTGGTGGTGGTTTTTAA
- the LOC126603959 gene encoding cyclin-dependent kinase E-1, with translation MGDGSASGNRDHNNNHNHHNNHSHGHGHNHNHSGGYSNKPEWLQQYDLIGKIGEGTYGLVFLVRTKSPSNRGKSIAIKKFKQSKDGDGVSPTAIREIMLLREISHENVVKLVNVHINHTDMSLYLAFDYAEHDLYEIIRHHRDKVNQPINHYTIKTLLWQLLNGLNYLHSNWIIHRDLKPSNILVMGDGEEQGVVKIADFGLARIYQAPLKSLSDNGVVVTIWYRAPELLLGAKHYTSAVDMWAVGCIFAELLTLKPLFQGAEVKAIANPFQLDQLDKIFKVLGHPTLEKWPALANLPHWQQDMQHIQGHKYDNTALHSVVHLSPKSPAYDLLSKMLEYDPRKRITAAQALEHEYFRIEPLPGRNALVPTQGEKVVNYPTRPVDTTTDFEGTTSIQPSQPVSSGNAVSGNMSGAHVGRSVPRPMVNMQRMQPQGMTAYNLASQAGMGGAMNPGGLPIPRGVAQAHHQQQLRRKDNGMGMPGYPPQQKSRRF, from the exons ATGGGTGACGGCAGCGCAAGCGGCAACAGAGACCATAACAACAATCACAACCACCACAACAACCACAGCCATGGCCACGgccacaaccacaaccacaGCGGTGGTTATAGTAACAAGCCGGAGTGGCTGCAACAGTACGATCTCATAGGGAAGATCGGGGAGGGCACGTACGGCCTGGTGTTCCTTGTGAGGACCAAGTCTCCTTCCAACCGCGGAAAATCCATCGCcatcaagaaattcaagcagTCCAAGGACGGCGATGGCGTCTCCCCCACCGCCATCCGCGAAATCATG TTGCTGCGGGAAATATCGCACGAGAATGTGGTGAAGCTTGTGAATGTTCACATCAATCACACAGACATGTCCCTCTATCTGGCTTTCGATTACGCAGAACATGACCTTTAT GAAATCATTAGACATCACAGAGACAAAGTTAATCAACCTATCAATCATTACACTATTAAGACATTGCTCTGGCAGCTGCTCAATGGACTCAATTATCTCCATAG TAATTGGATCATTCATCGCGATTTAAAGCCATCTAATATCTTG GTTATGGGCGATGGAGAGGAACAAGGAGTTGTGAAAATTGCGGATTTTGGACTTGCAAGAATATATCAGGCTCCTTTGAAGTCGTTGTCTGACAATGGG GTTGTGGTAACCATTTGGTACCGTGCGCCGGAGTTGCTCCTTGGGGCTAAGCACTACACAAGTGCTGTTG ATATGTGGGCTGTTGGATGCATCTTTGCCGAGCTTTTGACTTTGAAGCCATTATTTCAAGGCGCAGAAGTCAAAGCTATAGCAAATCCTTTTCAG CTTGATCAACTTGACAAGATATTCAAGGTCTTAG GTCATCCGACACTAGAAAAGTGGCCAGCACTTGCAAACCTTCCACACTGGCAACAAGATATGCAACATATTCAAGGCCATAAATA TGATAATACTGCATTGCATAGTGTAGTTCACCTCTCTCCAAAAAGTCCTGCATATGACCTCCTATCTAAGATGCTCGA ATATGATCCTCGAAAGCGTATAACAGCTGCACAAGCATTAGAGCATGA GTATTTTCGTATCGAGCCTCTACCAGGTCGCAA TGCTTTGGTGCCTACCCAAGGAGAGAAAGTAGTGAATTATCCTACTCGTCCGGTAGACACAACCACAGATTTTGAAGGGACAACTAGCATTCAACCTTCACAACCG GTATCGTCTGGAAATGCAGTATCTGGAAACATGTCAGGTGCTCATGTGGGGAGATCTGTACCCAGGCCTATGGTTAACATGCAAAGAATGCAGCCTCAGGGCATGACTGCTTATAATCTTGCATCTCAAGCAGGGATGGGTGGTGCAATGAATCCTGGCGGCCTGCCAATCCCGCGTGGTGTAGCACAGGCCCATCACCAACAACAG TTGAGAAGGAAAGATAATGGAATGGGGATGCCGGGATACCCTCCACAGCAGAAATCCAGACGTTTCTGA
- the LOC126602645 gene encoding protein DOG1-like 3, translating to MANTNILEVERESFHRFFECWLAEQNQHLHDLITAAKNNTTSAATNPTTTAAINTSSRSLGTLVERVVKHYEHYYEVKSRWVKQDVLGMLSPSWLSSLEDAFLWIGGWRPSMAFHLFHSKSGLQLEVRVAEFIRGFCSSGSKGDLADLSSHQLTQVDQMQQRTVKEERDISEKMAKRQEAVADSSLVGLSHVITELMDAGNGVDDPVAEEDPRVEYALASKEEGLEEVLHRADNLRLRTLKAITHILTPIQAVHFLIAAAELHLRLHDWGKKKDATTRAQSSQP from the coding sequence ATGGCAAACACCAACATTTTAGAAGTTGAGCGAGAGAGCTTCCACAGGTTCTTTGAGTGCTGGCTTGCTGAACAAAACCAGCACCTCCACGACCTCATTACTGCCGCCAAAAATAACACCACCTCCGCCGCTACTAATCCTACAACCACTGCTGCTATTAATACTAGCAGTAGAAGTTTAGGAACACTGGTGGAGCGCGTGGTGAAGCACTACGAGCATTACTACGAGGTCAAGTCGAGATGGGTTAAGCAAGACGTCCTTGGGATGCTGTCGCCTTCTTGGCTGAGCTCCCTCGAGGACGCCTTCCTTTGGATTGGCGGCTGGAGACCAAGCATGGCTTTTCATCTCTTCCACTCAAAGTCGGGATTGCAACTCGAGGTTCGAGTCGCGGAGTTTATCCGAGGCTTTTGTAGTAGTGGTAGTAAGGGTGACTTGGCGGATTTGTCGTCACATCAGCTCACGCAAGTGGACCAGATGCAGCAGAGGACTGTTAAGGAAGAGAGGGACATCAGCGAGAAAATGGCCAAACGGCAGGAGGCCGTCGCTGACTCCTCCTTGGTCGGCTTGTCCCACGTCATTACGGAGTTGATGGATGCCGGTAACGGTGTTGATGATCCGGTTGCGGAGGAGGACCCCCGAGTGGAATACGCTCTGGCATCCAAGGAGGAAGGTTTGGAGGAGGTTCTGCATAGGGCTGATAATCTACGGCTGAGGACGCTGAAAGCTATCACTCACATTCTGACTCCAATCCAGGCAGTCCATTTCTTGATTGCTGCTGCTGAGTTGCACTTGAGGCTTCATGACTGGGGAAAAAAGAAAGACGCCACCACCCGTGCCCAATCTTCTCAACCATGA